One window from the genome of Leishmania donovani BPK282A1 complete genome, chromosome 5 encodes:
- a CDS encoding sre-2/carboxylate carrier-like protein yields MKQLRPDATLGEVPHFPQDLQPDQSMYKGRFLRFLSMTDPRTLLTSPTRLALSEALLERVDRREEGWATVKVADYLDARQRVQCIVHPESGKPILMPFRFSAFVPMNFINLCGMLAPSQQTPARAMFWQFSNQTYNVGFNYCNGSGKDGLPLHELAISYVVATCTACGTSYQLSKVASALSASTSSAALLLQLMIPYTAVACANIANLGVIRFRDVLRGIAVQDPETGKDLNDGKPSAVAGRLAVAQVALSRVMIPVPLMLLPPVFMNVLFHPTKGVRFFVQRRAQLFLPVNVLTLVSVLCVALPMSIAVFPQKTVVPVSWLEASFQGQTNAAGHAITHVEFNKGL; encoded by the coding sequence ATGAAGCAGCTCAGACCAGACGCCACCCTCGGGGAGGTGCCGCACTTCCCGCAGGACTTGCAGCCGGACCAGTCGATGTACAAGGGACGCTtccttcgctttctctccatGACTGACCCTCGCACCCTCCTCacgtcgccgacgcggctAGCGCTGAGCGAAGCGCTCCTCGAGCGTGTCGACCGCCGTGAGGAGGGCTGGGCCACAGTAAAGGTGGCCGACTACCTTgacgcgcggcagcgagtgCAATGCATCGTCCACCCCGAGTCGGGGAAGCCCATCCTCATGCCGTTCCGGTTCTCCGCGTTTGTGCCGATGAACTTCATCAACCTGTGTGGTATGCTGGCGCCATCGCAGCAGACCCCCGCACGGGCCATGTTCTGGCAGTTCTCGAACCAGACGTACAACGTCGGCTTTAACTactgcaacggcagcggcaaggacgggctgccgctgcatgaGCTCGCAATAAGCTACGTCGTGGCCACATGCACCGCGTGTGGCACCTCGTACCAGCTCAGTAAGgtcgcctccgccctctcggcgtcgacgtcgtcggcggcactgctcctgcagctgatGATTCCCTACACCGCCGTGGCATGTGCGAACATCGCGAACCTTGGGGTCATTCGGTTCCGCGATGTGCTTCGCGGCATTGCCGTGCAAGATCCGGAGACGGGTAAGGACCTGAACGACGGCAAGCCGTCCGCCGTGGCCGGCCGCCTTGCTGTGGCGCAGGTAGCGCTCAGCCGCGTCATGATCCCTgtgccgctgatgctgctgccaccagtTTTCATGAACGTTCTCTTCCACCCGACAAAGGGCGTCCGCTTCttcgtgcagcgccgcgcgcagctcttcctACCAGTGAACGTGCTGACGCTGGTCAGCGTGCTGTGCGTCGCACTGCCGATGAGCATCGCCGTGTTCCCGCAGAAgacggtggtgccggtgAGCTGGCTGGAGGCGTCCTTCCAGGGGCAGACGAACGCCGCTGGCCACGCCATCACGCATGTCGAGTTCAACAAGGGCCTTTAG
- a CDS encoding nitroreductase-like protein → MLRRSRRLLLAAAGARPAAFTPRVREAAGTCGNEERDSNTSSGHGGFLATLRHLVAWNRTNAAAAASSSSASCAETPACVSNNAALDAVEAVVRARWTCRQFDTAKPIDLDTLKRVLAATTRAPTGFNLQGWHAVVVTNTAVREQLFKAALGQPQVLQAPATVVFVGDTEPERNAPQALEMGLETGYYSPLYGAAYLRNIYYFMHGGPMQSMAAVKSVVSAWYSQAAGTPLISVPVSRAGYAWKQTMIPATTFVNLCAAAGWDTCMMEGIDEDAVKRALGVPAERYTVPVIISVGYATAAEAEKRQVGSSRFATPHTVRWNKF, encoded by the coding sequence ATGCTtcgccgcagtcgccgctTGCTGTTGGCTGCAGCAGGGGCCCGCCCTGCCGCCTTCACCCCTCGAGTCAGAGAGGCCGCCGGCACCTGCGGCAACGAGGAGCGCGACAGCAACACCAGCAGTGGCCATGGCGGCTTTCTAGCCACGCTGCGCCATCTCGTGGCGTGGAACCGCAcgaacgcggcggccgccgcatcgtcgTCATCTGCGTCGTGTGCAGAAACCCCAGCATGCGTCAGCAACAACGCAGCActcgacgccgtcgaggccGTCGTGCGCGCCCGGTGGACGTGCCGGCAGTTCGACACGGCGAAGCCGATAGACCTCGACACCCTCAAGCGCGTCTTGGCGGCGACGACCCGCGCCCCGACCGGTTTCAACCTTCAGGGCTGGCACGCGGTCGTCGTCACCAACACGGCGGTGCGGGAGCAGCTCTTCAAGGCAGCGCTCGGCCAGCCGCAagtgctgcaggcgccggcGACTGTCGTCTTCGTTGGAGACACGGAGCCGGAGCGGAACGCGCCGCAGGCGCTTGAGATGGGGCTCGAGACGGGCTACTATAGCCCCCTCTACGGTGCCGCCTACCTGCGCAACATCTACTACTTCATGCATGGCGGTCCGATGCAGTCGATGGCCGCCGTGAAGTCGGTCGTGAGTGCGTGGTACAGCCAGGCGGCTGGCACGCCGCTCATCTCCGTCCCGGTGAGCCGCGCCGGCTACGCGTGGAAGCAGACGATGATTCCGGCGACGACGTTCGTGAatctctgcgccgccgccggctggGACACGTGCATGATGGAGGGCATCGACGAGGATGCCGTCAAGCGAGCCTTGGGAGTGCCGGCGGAACGGTACACGGTGCCGGTCATCATCAGCGTCGGCTACGCGaccgccgcggaggccgaGAAACGCCAGGTGGGCAGCTCCCGCTTCGCGACGCCGCACACCGTGCGGTGGAACAAGTTCTAG